In Fusarium oxysporum f. sp. lycopersici 4287 chromosome 12, whole genome shotgun sequence, one DNA window encodes the following:
- a CDS encoding hypothetical protein (At least one base has a quality score < 10), with the protein MNIISPAPLSLSQPQARIKDTSIVQVRATDDPEQGNSFTVQPKPVPRGTPAFEAKRAALIDTIKAKVPLEYYLPAELIVNPPLDVSNIPASCGILTEDEVRITEDYDAVGLLQALASRQFSAVEVATAFAKRSIIAHQLTCCLTQWLMDEAIVQARGLDEYMAKHGKPIGPLHGLPISIKEHMAIAGTLSSQGCLASLREDTTDSDMVAI; encoded by the coding sequence ATGAACATTATTTCACCTGCCCCTCTTTCGCTttctcagccacaagccaGGATCAAAGATACCTCCATTGTTCAAGTGAGAGCCACCGACGATCCAGAGCAAGGCAATTCATTCACTGTTCAGCCAAAGCCTGTTCCTCGCGGAACACCTGCCTTTGAAGCCAAACGGGCTGCTCTTATCGACACCATCAAGGCCAAAGTACCTTTGGAGTACTACCTCCCTGCCGAGTTAATCGTCAATCCCCCTCTAGACGTTTCCAATATCCCTGCTTCCTGCGGCATCCTCACTGAAGATGAGGTTCGCATCACAGAAGACTACGATGCTGTTGGTTTACTACAAGCACTCGCCAGCCGTCAATTTTCGGCTGTTGAAGTCGCCACTGCTTTTGCCAAACGTTCTATCATCGCACATCAACTCACCTGTTGCCTAACGCAGTGGCTCATGGATGAAGCCATTGTCCAAGCAAGAGGACTCGATGAGTACATGGCCAAGCACGGGAAACCCATTGGTCCTCTGCATGGACTGCCAATCAGCATCAAAGAACACATGGCCATAGCTGGAACGCTGTCTTCTCAAGGTTGCCTGGCAAGCTTGAGAGAGGATACAACGGACAGTGACATGGTTGCAATTTGA